Proteins found in one Paenibacillus sp. FSL R10-2782 genomic segment:
- a CDS encoding putative holin-like toxin has product MEVKDALTLMMMFGTLLVALIGLIVTILIALNQHNRK; this is encoded by the coding sequence GTGGAGGTTAAAGATGCTTTGACATTAATGATGATGTTCGGTACGCTGCTGGTTGCGTTGATCGGATTAATTGTCACCATCTTAATCGCATTGAACCAACACAACAGAAAGTAG